In Chitinophagaceae bacterium, the genomic window CACGGTGACCTGTTTGTTCATCGGCTTCATCCCGGTAAGTTATACCTTCAATTACGCTGTCAAATTTTATAATACCATTGCTTTCGGCTACTATTACATTGTTAAACGGATCCCAGGTACATATCACATCAGCTTTATTAATTTTTTGTCCGTCTTTTACAATAAGTACAGATCCGTAAGGAATGTGCATGCTGTTGAGTAAGCGGTCGCTCTTTACATCTATACATCTTATTTCGCCGGTACGGCCAATAACCACTTGTATTTTCTTTCCATCTACAGCTTCGGTAGCTACAGTACGCAAACCATCAAATTGCAGGGTTCCATCAAACTTTGAGTAGAGGCTGCTTTCAACAGATGCACTGCCTGCCACACCACCTACGTGGAATGTACGCAGCGTTAACTGTGTACCCGGCTCACCAATGGACTGTGCGGCTATAATACCTACTGCATCGCCACGCTGTGCCAAAATTCCGCTAGCTAAGTTTTTACCGTAGCAATTTACACAAACACCTCTTTTGCTTTCGCAGGTTAATACAGAGCGTATTTCAACCGTTTCAATTCCGCTTTCTTCAATTTTATGTGCTGTTTCTGTATCTATTTCTTCACCGCCATTAATAATTAATTCGTCGGTTACAGGGTGGTAAACATCATGCAATGAAGTACGGCCTTCAATCCTATCACTCAATGGTTCAATAATATCTTCATTATCTTTTAATGCGCTTATAGCAATACCACGCAAGGTGCCGCAATCTTCTTCATTTATTACCACATCTTGTGCAACGTCAACCAACCTACGGGTTAGGTAACCGGCATCGGCTGTTTTTAATGCCGTATCGGCAAGGCCTTTACGGGCACCGTGGGTACTAATAAAATATTCTAATACACTTAGACCATCTTTAAAGTTGGCCAAAATGGGGTTTTCAATAATTTCTGAACCAGAGGAACCGCTTTTACGTGGCTTTGCCATCAATCCCCTTAAACCGGCAAGCTGCTTAATTTGCTGCTTGCTACCACGGGCACCGCTATCCAGCATCATAAACACAGAGTTGAATCCTTGCTTATCGGCTGAAAGTTCACGGATAAGTGTTTCCGTTACTTTTGTATCTACACGACTCCAGATATCAATAATCTGGTTATACCTTTCGTTATTGGTAATAAGCCCCATATTATAACTTTCCCACACTTCTGCAACTTCGCTTTGGGCATTTGCAATAAGGTCTGCTTTTACCTGTGGAATGATAAGATCATTAATATTAAATGACAAACCACCACGGAATGCCATACGGTAACCTAGTGTTTTAATATCATCGAGGAATTTGGCGGTTACCGGAACACTTGTCCATTTAATAATGTCACCAATAATTTCCCTCAGGTTCTTCTTGGTAAGCAATGCATTTACAAAACCTACTTCTTTGGGAACAAACTGGTTAAAAATTACCCTGCCTACTGTAGTTTCAATAAGCTTATAGGTTAATGTGCCATCGGAATTACGCCAGTTGGCTTTTACTTTTATGTTGGCATGTAAATCTATTTGCTTTTCATTATAGGCAATAATTACTTCATCGGCATTATAAAATACTTTTCCTTCACCTTTTACTTTTTCTTCAGGTGTAGATTTTTTGCCTTTGGTGATATAATACAAGCCAAGCACCATATCCTGTGAAGGAAGGGTAATAGGCGTACCATTTTGCGGGTTAAGGATGTTGTGAGATGAAAGCATGAGCAATTGCGCTTCCAAAATTGCTGAATTACTTAGCGGAACGTGTACCGCCATTTGGTCACCATCAAAGTCGGCATTGAAAGCCGTAGTTACCAGAGGATGCAACTGTATTGCTTTTCCTTCAATTAACTTGGGTTGAAATGCCTGTATGGACAACCGGTGAAGCGTTGGCGCCCTGTTTAGCATTACGGGGTGGCCTTTTAAAATATTTTCTAAAATATCCCAAATAATGGCTTCTTTTTTATCTACCAGTTTACGGGCACTTTTTACGGTTTTTACAATTCCTCTTTCAATAAGTTTTCGAATGATAAATGGCTTAAATAATTCTGCCGCCATATCTTTTGGCAATCCGCACTCATGCATTTTTAATTCGGGGCCCACAACTATTACAGAACGGCCGGAATAATCCACACGTTTACCCAAAAGGTTTTGGCGGAAACGACCCTGCTTACCCTTAAGCACATCACTCAAAGATTTTAATGCACGTCCACCTTCGGCTTTTACGGCGTTGGATTTACGACTGTTATCAAACAAAGAATCTATAGCTTCCTGCAGCATGCGTTTTTCGTTGCGCAAAATTACTTCTGGCGCCTTAATTTCAAGTAATCGTTTTAAACGGTTGTTACGGATAATAACACGGCGGTACAGGTCATTTAAATCGGATGATGCAAAGCGGCCACCATCTAAAGGAACTAATGGACGCAATTCCGGTGGAATAACTGGTATGTATTGCATAACCATCCACTCCGGACGGTTGTTGATTTTTGAATTTGCTTCACGGAAACTTTCTACTACGCTCAGGCGCTTTAAAGCATCTGCTTTACGCTGCTGAGATGTTTCATTTGCTGCAGCTGTTCTTAAGTCAAAGCTCAGTTGATCAAGGTCCAATCTTTCCAATAGAGCATGAACGGCTTCTGCGCCCATTTTGGCCACAAATTTATCGGGGTCTTCATCGGGCATCATTTGGTTTTCTTTTGGCAAGGCATCTAAAATATCGAGGTATTCTTCCTCGGTAAGCAAGTCGCCATAATTTTGACCTTTATCGGCACGCATACCGGGCTGAATTACCACAAAACGTTCGTAGTAAATTATTGTTTCGAGTTTTTTGGAACTCATGCCCAGTAAATACCCAATTTTGTTGGGTAAAGATTTAAAATACCAGATATGCACTACAGGAACTACAAGTTTAATATGGCCCATACGTTCCCTGCGAACTTTCTTTTCGGTAACTTCTACACCGCAGCGATCGCATACGATGCCTTTATAACGGATACGTTTATACTTGCCGCATGCACACTCAAAATCTTTTACGGGCCCAAAAATTCTTTCGCAAAACAAGCCGTCTCTTTCCGGTTTATAGGTACGGTAATTAATGGTTTCTGGTTTTAGCACTTCACCATAGCTCCTTTCCAGAATAGTATCCGGTGAAGCAAGCCCGATTGTAATTTTTGAAAACGTTTGTTTTTGTCGGTTTTCTTTTTTGAATGCCATATTAAAAGCTAATAATTTTTAAAAAATATAATTAGAATAGAGTTGGCCAAAATCACAGCAGTAAAATATTTGTTTTCACTACTGCTAAACAGTAATTTTTTTTATTCAAAAGTAAGTTCAAGACCCAGGCCTCTTAATTCATGCACCAATACATTAAACGATTCCGGAACACCCGCTTTAGGGATATTATCGCCTTTTACAATTGCCTCATAAGTTTTGGCACGGCCAATAATATCATCGGATTTAAGCGTAAGTAATTCCTGCAAAATGTTGGATGCGCCATAAGCCTCAAGCGCCCACACTTCCATTTCACCAAAACGCTGGCCACCAAATTGTGCTTTACCACCTAAGGGTTGTTGCGTAATGAGTGAGTAGGGCCCTATAGAACGGGCATGCATTTTATCATCTACCATGTGGTGCAGCTTAATCATATAAATAATGCCCACGGTTGCTTTTTGGTCGAAGCGTTCACCGGTTTCGCCGTCGTATAAATAAGTATGGCCAAATTTTGGTAGCGCAGCTTCATTAACCCTTTCATCTATTTCTTCTACAGAAGCGCCGTCAAATATTGGTGTGGCAAAACGCACCCCAAGCTTTTCGCCGGCCCATCCTAATACGGTTTCATAAATCTGGCCCAGGTTCATACGGCTGGGTACACCAAGTGGGTTCAATACAATATCTACGGGTGTGCCATCTTCCAGGAAAGGCATATCTTCTGGCCTTACAATTTTGGCAACAATACCTTTATTACCATGGCGGCCCGCCATTTTATCGCCTACTTTTAGTTTGCGTTTAACGGCCAAATAAACTTTTGCCAGTTTTAATACACCGGCAGGCAACTCATCACCAATGCTGATGTTGAATTTTTCTCTTTTGTAACGGCCCAGCTCTTCGTTAAACTTAATATTATAGTTGTGCAATAAAACGTTGATAAGGTTATCGGTTTTTGCATCACCCGTCCAACCTAGTGGGTTTACATTGCTGAAATCTATACCGGAAATATTTTTTACGGTAAACTTCACGCCTTTGCCAATTAAAATTTCGCCAAAGCTATTGGTAACGCCCTGGCTGGTTTTATCTTTCAGCAGGTTTTGCAATTTATTTTGCAGCAACTCCATCAAATCTTTTTCATTGTCTTCGTGTTGCTTTTCTATTTTTTCCAGTTGTGCTTTTTCACGCACTTTGGCATTTTTATCTTTCTTGGCACGCTGAAACAATTTTTTATCAATAACTACACCCTCGGTTCCGCTTGGCGCTTTTAAGGAAGCATCTTTTGCATCGCCGGCTTTATCGCCAAAGATGGCACGCAATAATTTTTCCTCAGGAGTTGGGTCGCTTTCGCCTTTGGGCGTTATTTTACCAATAATTATATCGCCTTCTTTTATAGAGGCCCCAATACGGATGATACCATTTTGATCCAGGTCTTTTGTGGCTTCTTCGCTTACGTTAGGGATATCCGGCGTTAATTCTTCTTCGCCCAATTTGGTATCTCTTACTTCAGTTTCAAATTCGCTAATATGGATTGAAGTAAATAAATCTTCTTTTACAACTTTTTCAGAAATTACGATAGCATCTTCAAAGTTGTAGCCTTTCCAGGGCATAAAAGCCACTTTAAGGTTGCGGCCCAGTGCAAGTTCACCGCCTTTGGTAGCATAGCCTTCGGTAAGGAAATCGTCTTCACTTACTTTTTGGCCTTTAACAACAGCAGGGCGCAGGTTGATGCAGGTTTCCTGGTTTGTGCGCACAAACTTGGTGAGTTTATAAATGGTAAGGTCGTCTTCAAAACTTACCAGTTGCTGTGCTTCGCTTCTTTTATAACGAACATGTATTTCGTTGGCATCTACAAATTCTACCACACCATCGCCTTCGGCATGTATTTGTATCCTTGCATCACGGGCAGCTTTGGCTTCAAGGCCTGTACCTACAATGGGTACTTCGGGCTTAATAAGCGGAACCGCCTGACGTTGCATGTTTGAACCCATGAGTGCACGGTTGGCATCATCATGCTCTAAGAAAGGAATTAAGGATGCACTTAAGCCCACAATTTGATTGGGCGCCACATCCATAAACTCTACTTCTTCTTTGGGTAAGATGGGGAAATCGCCGGTTTGACGGCTTTTGATCATGTCTTCAACAAAATTCCCTTTATCATCTATATCAATATTTGCCTGTGCAATTTTTGCGGTATCTTCTTCTTCGGCGCTTAAAAAAGTAATTTTTTTCAAATCTACTTTTCCATTATCTACTTTACGATAGGGTGTTTCAATAAAACCCATTTCGTTGATTTTTGCGTGAACGCAAAGTGTAGAAATCAAACCAATATTTGGTCCTTCAGGCGTTTCAATGGTACACAAGCGGCCATAGTGGCTATAGTGTACGTCACGTACTTCAAAGCCTGCCCTTTCCCGGCTTAAGCCGCCGGGCCCGAGTGCAGAAATACGGCGCTTATGGGTAATTTCAGAAAGCGGGTTGGTTTGATCGAGAAACTGTGATAACTGTGAGGTACCAAAAAAGGAGTTAATAACCGAAGACAAAGTCCGGGCATTAATTAAATCTACCGGAGTAAATACTTCATTATCTCTTACGTTCATCCTTTCCCGAATGGTACGTGCCATACGGGCAAGGCCCACGCCAAACTGTGCATATAATTGCTCGCCTACGGTACGTACACGGCGGTTGCTCAGGTGGTCAATATCATCTACTTCACTTTTACCATTGGTTAATTGCACCAGGGTTTTAATGATTACGATGATATCATCTTTGGTAAGCACTTTCTTTTGAATAGGAAAATTTAAGCCCAGGCGGCGGTTAATTTTATAACGGCCTACTTCGCCCAAATCATAGCGCTTATCGCTAAAAAATAATTTATCAATAATGCCTCGGGCCGTTTCATCATCGGGTGCATCGGCGCCACGCAGTTGTTTATAAATATGCTGCACGGCTTCAAGCTCACTATTGGAAGTATCTTTATTAAGGGTATTATAAATAATTGCGTAATCACCGCTTACTTCTTCTTTTTGGATAAATACGCTTTTAACTTCCATTTCCTGGATGAGGGCAATATTGGCTTCATCCAGTACGGTGTCCCTTTCTAATATCACTTCGTTTCTTTCCAGCGATACTACTTCACCGGTATCTTCATCCACAAAGTCTTCCACCCAGGTACGCAGTACACGGGCAGCAAGACGCTTGCCAATATTTTTTTCCAGTGTTTTTTTGTCGGCTTTTACTTCATCGGCCATGCCGAATAATTCCAAAATATCTTTATCGGTTTCGTAACCTATAGAACGCAATAATGTAGTAACCGGAAATTTTTTCTTACGGTCAATGTATGCAAACATTACATTGTTGATATCGGTAGCAAATTCCATCCATGCACCTTTAAAAGGAATTACACGGGCAGAATAAATTTTGGTACCATTGGGATGCACACTTTGGCCAAAGAACACACCTGGTGAACGGTGCAGCTGGCTTACTACAACCCTTTCGGCGCCATTAATAACAAAAGTTCCCCTTGGCGTCATGTAGGGTATATTGCCCAGGAAAACATCCTGAACAATGGTTTGAAAATCCACATGCTCTTCATCATTACAACTCAGGCGCAGCTTTGCTTTTAAAGGCACCGCATAAGTAAGGCCCCTTTCAATACACTCGTCAATGGTATAGCGTGGTGGATCTACAAAATAATCCAAAAACTCCAACACAAAAATGTTCCGGGTATCGGTGATGGGAAAGTTTTCTTTAAATACACGAAACAAACCTTCGTTGTTTCTTTTATCGGGTGTGGTTTCTAACTGGAAAAAATCTTTGAACGATTGAATCTGGATTCCGAGCAAATCGGGTTGCTCTGCTAAAAGTTCAACTTTACCGAAATTGATACGTTTAGCAGCGTTTGATTTTGTTGCAGACATATTTATTTAAAACGTTTTAAAGTGCGAAGACCTTTATTTTAAGAAGGGTTTTGCGGAATGCCACTAACCCAAATTTCATAAAGGACGGCAAAGTTAGGGAATTTTGACCGGACTAATAGAAACAAAATGCGGTTTTTTATAAAGATGGTAAGATTTTTGATATTTTACCAAACTGTCAAATATTGAATAATTATAATATAGTAGTATTTTTTGCCATTTTACTAGTATGAGCCAAAAGTTTAAACAGTTTATGCTTCAAATTTTTTCTAATCCGGCATTTCTTAACCCTGGTTTTTTAAAAAACAAAATATTTTGCTACAAACCTAATGTTATATAAAAAAATGTTTATTTAACGGGATTTGCATACAATTTAAAGCAACCAGGTAGTTTCACTGTGATACAATTGGCCTTAGTTTTGTTTTGCAATAATTTAAAATTTAATTTTACCCGCTACAAAAATTTTGTGGCAAGAGTTTTCAATTTTTTTTTATTACTGAAATGTTGAGAACAAATTGACTCCTTAGCTCAGTTGGTAGAGCTACTGACTCTTAATCAGTAGGCCCAGGGTTCGAGTCCCTGAGGGGTCACTAACAAAATACAGTAACGTATTTTTTATTTTATTAGTTCTGGTAACTCTTCAAAATAAAAAGCTTCCAAAGGGCTTATACTTGTTTTAAAATTTTTGGCAATAGTAAAAGCAACCATATCATTTGCGGGTAATTGAAATGATGCAATCTCTTTAATTTGTTCTTCAGTTAAATCATTCTGCAACCATTTTTCCGCAAGTTTTTCGGTGAGTATTACCGGCATGCGTTTTTTATGGTTATGCAACTGCTCCATTAAGG contains:
- the rpoC gene encoding DNA-directed RNA polymerase subunit beta' — protein: MAFKKENRQKQTFSKITIGLASPDTILERSYGEVLKPETINYRTYKPERDGLFCERIFGPVKDFECACGKYKRIRYKGIVCDRCGVEVTEKKVRRERMGHIKLVVPVVHIWYFKSLPNKIGYLLGMSSKKLETIIYYERFVVIQPGMRADKGQNYGDLLTEEEYLDILDALPKENQMMPDEDPDKFVAKMGAEAVHALLERLDLDQLSFDLRTAAANETSQQRKADALKRLSVVESFREANSKINNRPEWMVMQYIPVIPPELRPLVPLDGGRFASSDLNDLYRRVIIRNNRLKRLLEIKAPEVILRNEKRMLQEAIDSLFDNSRKSNAVKAEGGRALKSLSDVLKGKQGRFRQNLLGKRVDYSGRSVIVVGPELKMHECGLPKDMAAELFKPFIIRKLIERGIVKTVKSARKLVDKKEAIIWDILENILKGHPVMLNRAPTLHRLSIQAFQPKLIEGKAIQLHPLVTTAFNADFDGDQMAVHVPLSNSAILEAQLLMLSSHNILNPQNGTPITLPSQDMVLGLYYITKGKKSTPEEKVKGEGKVFYNADEVIIAYNEKQIDLHANIKVKANWRNSDGTLTYKLIETTVGRVIFNQFVPKEVGFVNALLTKKNLREIIGDIIKWTSVPVTAKFLDDIKTLGYRMAFRGGLSFNINDLIIPQVKADLIANAQSEVAEVWESYNMGLITNNERYNQIIDIWSRVDTKVTETLIRELSADKQGFNSVFMMLDSGARGSKQQIKQLAGLRGLMAKPRKSGSSGSEIIENPILANFKDGLSVLEYFISTHGARKGLADTALKTADAGYLTRRLVDVAQDVVINEEDCGTLRGIAISALKDNEDIIEPLSDRIEGRTSLHDVYHPVTDELIINGGEEIDTETAHKIEESGIETVEIRSVLTCESKRGVCVNCYGKNLASGILAQRGDAVGIIAAQSIGEPGTQLTLRTFHVGGVAGSASVESSLYSKFDGTLQFDGLRTVATEAVDGKKIQVVIGRTGEIRCIDVKSDRLLNSMHIPYGSVLIVKDGQKINKADVICTWDPFNNVIVAESNGIIKFDSVIEGITYRDEADEQTGHREKVVIETKDKTKLPAIVVEGKDKKSYNLPVGSHIVVEEADDVRSGQVLVKIPRILSKLKDITGGLPRVTELFEARNPSNPAVVCEIDGVVTFGAIKRGNREIIVEAKDGVIRKYLVPLSRQILVQDGDFVKAGSPLSDGQISPADILAIKGPFAVQEYVVNEIQEVYRLQGVKINDKHIEVIVRQMMRKVTIEDAGDTKFLEGDTEDKMDFNTENDYIFDKKVVTDQGESAKLKTGQIVSVRELREENSTLRRADKKLAEFRDAKPATSSPLLLGITKASLGTHSWISAASFQETTKVLSSAAIQGKTDDMLGLKENVITGHHIPAGTGLKEFENMIVGSKEEYELLMTTKEVMSFDEEE
- the rpoB gene encoding DNA-directed RNA polymerase subunit beta — its product is MSATKSNAAKRINFGKVELLAEQPDLLGIQIQSFKDFFQLETTPDKRNNEGLFRVFKENFPITDTRNIFVLEFLDYFVDPPRYTIDECIERGLTYAVPLKAKLRLSCNDEEHVDFQTIVQDVFLGNIPYMTPRGTFVINGAERVVVSQLHRSPGVFFGQSVHPNGTKIYSARVIPFKGAWMEFATDINNVMFAYIDRKKKFPVTTLLRSIGYETDKDILELFGMADEVKADKKTLEKNIGKRLAARVLRTWVEDFVDEDTGEVVSLERNEVILERDTVLDEANIALIQEMEVKSVFIQKEEVSGDYAIIYNTLNKDTSNSELEAVQHIYKQLRGADAPDDETARGIIDKLFFSDKRYDLGEVGRYKINRRLGLNFPIQKKVLTKDDIIVIIKTLVQLTNGKSEVDDIDHLSNRRVRTVGEQLYAQFGVGLARMARTIRERMNVRDNEVFTPVDLINARTLSSVINSFFGTSQLSQFLDQTNPLSEITHKRRISALGPGGLSRERAGFEVRDVHYSHYGRLCTIETPEGPNIGLISTLCVHAKINEMGFIETPYRKVDNGKVDLKKITFLSAEEEDTAKIAQANIDIDDKGNFVEDMIKSRQTGDFPILPKEEVEFMDVAPNQIVGLSASLIPFLEHDDANRALMGSNMQRQAVPLIKPEVPIVGTGLEAKAARDARIQIHAEGDGVVEFVDANEIHVRYKRSEAQQLVSFEDDLTIYKLTKFVRTNQETCINLRPAVVKGQKVSEDDFLTEGYATKGGELALGRNLKVAFMPWKGYNFEDAIVISEKVVKEDLFTSIHISEFETEVRDTKLGEEELTPDIPNVSEEATKDLDQNGIIRIGASIKEGDIIIGKITPKGESDPTPEEKLLRAIFGDKAGDAKDASLKAPSGTEGVVIDKKLFQRAKKDKNAKVREKAQLEKIEKQHEDNEKDLMELLQNKLQNLLKDKTSQGVTNSFGEILIGKGVKFTVKNISGIDFSNVNPLGWTGDAKTDNLINVLLHNYNIKFNEELGRYKREKFNISIGDELPAGVLKLAKVYLAVKRKLKVGDKMAGRHGNKGIVAKIVRPEDMPFLEDGTPVDIVLNPLGVPSRMNLGQIYETVLGWAGEKLGVRFATPIFDGASVEEIDERVNEAALPKFGHTYLYDGETGERFDQKATVGIIYMIKLHHMVDDKMHARSIGPYSLITQQPLGGKAQFGGQRFGEMEVWALEAYGASNILQELLTLKSDDIIGRAKTYEAIVKGDNIPKAGVPESFNVLVHELRGLGLELTFE